A section of the Castanea sativa cultivar Marrone di Chiusa Pesio chromosome 12, ASM4071231v1 genome encodes:
- the LOC142621083 gene encoding uncharacterized protein LOC142621083 → MLDPGTKLLQNRTQSTDRIGKVCADSYDSSEPRNYGPRARKTAQNYTKYNSWNGMEVKFEPEMKVVDESGICSPPLWKTSPPRSPQHRANHYRSLSPTSRTQAIARGQRELMEMVKNMPEACYELSLKDIVEQPKVLEARERESSVSEERDLSTEVLYKRENSKKRNDKRAQSQVVKRSASINNGGFYLKMVFPVSLGSKKNINKKKKNDQSSVTNTSAKVSPKPIVQDGSSKGVDKEWWKKRISVSGESESGRSSTNSMKSTGSSSSSSSRSSRSGSRSSNNRKKSGGCWSFIRNKKRQMRSE, encoded by the exons ATGCTTGATCCTGGCACAAAACTACTCCAAAACCGTACACAATCCACGGATCGTATTGGAAAAGTATGTGCTGATAGTTATGACAGTTCTGAACCCCGGAACTATGGTCCCAGGGCTAGAAAAACTGCTCAAAACTACACAAAATATAATAGTTGGAATGGCATGGAAGTGAAATTTGAACCAGAAATGAAGGTGGTCGATGAGTCTGGCATTTGTTCACCGCCTTTGTGGAAAACAAGCCCACCCAGAAGTCCCCAACACAGAGCAAATCACTACAGAAGCTTATCTCCAACATCAAGAACCCAAGCCATTGCCAGAGGCCAGAGAGAGCTCATGGAAATGGTCAAGAACATGCCTGAGGCTTGCTATGAGCTTTCCTTGAAAGATATTGTGGAGCAACCAAAAGTACTTGAAGCTAGAGAACGAGAAAGTAGTGTGTCTGAAGAGAGGGATTTGAGCACTGAGGTTTTGTATAAGAGGGAGAATAGTAAGAAGAGGAATGATAAGAGGGCACAATCGCAAGTAGTGAAAAGAAGTGCAAGCATAAATAATGGAGGGTTTTATCTTAAGATGGTGTTTCCTGTATCTTTAGGGTCTAAGAAGAacattaataaaaagaagaagaatgatcaGTCTTCTGTGACAAATACAAGTGCAAAAGTTTCTCCTAAGCCTATAGTACAAGATGGATCTTCAAAGGGTGTAGATAAGGAGTGGTGGAAGAAGAGAATTTCAGTATCTGGTGAGAGTGAAAGTGGCAGGTCGAGTACTAATAGCATGAAAAGCACTggaagcagcagcagcagcagcagtagAAGCAGCAGAAGCGGAAGCAGAAGCAGCAACAACAG GAAAAAGAGTGGTGGTTGCTGGTCCTTCATCCGCAACAAGAAAAGGCAAATGCGGAGTGAATGA